The sequence tttttattgagATACAGTGGCAAGCATTTGGCACTtattcattttttccttttaatttttgtattctttgCCAGGGAtgctctttctttttgttttgattaatCCAGGATACTCTTTCTTATATGCTCAATTGAATGCTCTTTTTCTGTCTctcttatttaatataataaacttTGAAGCCTCATAGTTTTTCTGTCCATCAGATGTGATGCACCAtgcatataaacaaaaaaaaaaaaaagctattatTATTGGAAAATAATGGCAAACATTGGGCAcatattctccttttttttttttttttctgggataCTTTTTGTTATATACTCAAGTTATCAACTTTGATGCCCCAAAGTTCTTCAATCTCATCTGCACCTAGTGGTCCTTAAGAAAACTCAAGTCGCTTCTGAAAGTTCAACAGCCAAAACGGCCATGGAAGACACCCAAAAGAAACCACCGCACGTAGCAATTGTCCCAACTCCAGGAATGGGCCATCTTATCCCACTTGCTGAGTTAGCCAAGCAACTTGTCCTCCACTACAAATTTTTTGTCACCTTCATAGTTCCCAGTGATGGATCACTCATGGAACCCCATAAGAAACTCCTTCAAGCCTTGCCTGAAACTGTATCCTCCATCTTTCTTCCCCATATAAGTTTCAATGACCTTCCTGAGGACACTGAGATGGAGGCACGGATCATACTCAGCTTGATCCGTTCTCTTCCTGCTCTACGAGAGTCGCTGACGGTCCTAAATGATTCGACTCGGTTAGTTGCCCTTGTTGTCGATCTCTTAGGTGTAGAGGCCCTAGGTTTGGCTAAAGATTTTGATGTTCTTCCCTACATTTTCTTTCCTTCATCAATGATGGTTTTGTCATCGATCTTTTATCTTCCAGTGCTCGATGAAACTACCTCTTGTGAGTATAGGGATTTGCCTGAGCCAATCAAGTTGCCTGGGTGTGTGCCTATCCAGGGTAGTGATCTTGTAGATGCACTTCAAGATAGGAAGAAGGAGGCATATAAATTGATTATTCACAATACAAAGGCATATAATATGGCTGCTGGGATCATGGTTAATAGTTTTGTGGATTTAGAACCAGGTGCTTTCAAGGCTTTGGAAGAAGGAGTTCAAGGCAATCCACCTGTTTTCCCTGTTGGACCTCTCATACGTACCGATTCAGAGGTTGACGGGTCTGAGTGCTTGAGCTGGTTGGATAGGCAGCCAGAAGGATCAGtcttgtttatttcttttggtAGTGGAGGAACTCTCTCGCAGGAGCAGTTGGACGAGTTGGCTTTAGGATTGGAAATGAGCGGGCAGAGATTTCTATGGGTAGTTCGGAGCCCAAAGAAAGCTGCAAATGCAAATTACTTTGATGTCCAGAGCATGAATGACGACCCCTTTGATTTTCTACCGAAAGGGTTCTTGGAAAGGACCAAGGAGGTGGGAGTGGTGGTGCAGTCTTGGGCTCCTCAGGTCCGAGTACTGAACCATGGCTCGACCGGTGGGTTTATTTCTCACTGTGGTTGGAATTCTGTGCTGGAGAGTATTGTTCATGGCGTGCCTTTGATTGCTTGGCCACTTTATGCAGAGCAAAAGATGAATGCCGTGTTGTTGGCGGATGATCTGAAGGTTGCTTTGAGGGTGAAATTGAATGATAAAGGCCTGGTTGGGAGCGAAGATGTTGCAGAGTATGCAAAGGGATTGATTGAGGGAGAAGAAGGGAAAATGCTCAGGAATAGGATGAAAGATCTCAAGGAAGCAGCTTCAGTGGCTTTGACCAAAGAAGGGTCTTCTACAAAATCACTTGCAGAGGTCGTTCAGATTTGGAATACCCACAAAAATTAACCCATTCTTTCTCTCATTGTTATTCTCTGAATCCACTACTACTACCACCACCTTGTCATGCTTTGCAACCAAAACCCATTAAATTACAATGTATTTGTTGTTAAATGCCATTGATGTATACAATACATGAACACCAGTCACCATTGTTTGGTTGATATATAATTTACGCTATTAGTTTTTGGTGTTTAGCAATCCTAGATGTTTTGCATGTTGTCCTACAAAGAGCAAACTATAAAAACTGGAGAAATCCTAGTATAATTTGTCCGAAATCTATttagtattttgttttattttatttctatgcaATATGTATcgttaattttgtaaaattgataaagataaaattgtattatgagattaaaatgaccaaaaaaaaaaaaaaaggcttattTAAAGTTATGCCTCTAAACTTTGTACCATTGCAATTTACCTCTTGAATTTTGCATTTGTCATCTATATCGCCTAAATTTTACAGAAATATGTGACTATGTTCTTAAACTTTGCAGAAATTCACACTTATTCTCTCATAGGAATGTAGTTGCAAAGTTTTTAATAGTTTAAGGgatatttatataacaaatacaaagtttttttatttttatttttatttttataatgaaaaatacAAAGTTTAAAAGGCAAATGGCAAATCCTTACAATGTTCAATCggttcaaaataataataataataataatccagaaggaattttaatttaaatttttttcggtaatttaaataaaatttaattttaaactcaCCAATGTAATGACTGAAAGGTGAATGGTGGGTTGGGACCCACAAAGACTGCAATGTCATCGAGTGTGCCCGTCGTACGAAGTCAAAACCTTAAACCCTAGAGAAGAGGCTTTAAGCTAAGCTCGTGCCTCCTCCTCCGGCGACGAGTCGAGTTTTTGGTGCAATCCACAGACATGGACAGGTCTTTGGTGGCGCTGGATAAAGGCACAACCTGCTCCTCCTGGAACTACTCCGGCCAGAGATTAGCCACCGGTTCCGTCGACGGTACTCTCTCCGTTTTCGATTCGCTGGACCCTGCATCTTCCTCCTCCTTCACCCGCACTCACAAATCTAGGGTTCGTAATCACCCCCCTCTTCCTCTTCTATGCTTCTCCAATATTGCGTTCAGTTTCTTGTTTCCAATAACATTTTCGAATAAAATCTGAATATTgtgccctcttttttttttctatttttttaatttgttaattgaaTTTGTTTTAGGTACATGAAAGTAGCATCATTAAGGTGGTTTGGGTTCCTCCAGAGTATGGTGATGCTGTGGCATGTGTTTGTGAGGATGGAACTTTGTCATTGTGGGAGGAGCTTGTAGAAGGTACTCGAGTCATTGTTGTGATTCACTCTCACGTTTCAAGACTCTGCATTGGGGTTCTaaaatttgtaactttttttttggtttggatggggactttttttttttttttttttttttttttttttttggggtttggatGGGGCAAATTAAGTTGTTTACTTTTCAAATTAGATTCTATATATACTgtaaaaagttgtttttttttttttttttttttttttttttttttgttaagaacattttgatggaaaatataCAATGGGATTCATTTATTATCTTCTGCTAATTATTGTTCTCAGATGCAAAACCCCTTACATGGAAGCTGTGC comes from Ziziphus jujuba cultivar Dongzao chromosome 6, ASM3175591v1 and encodes:
- the LOC107429999 gene encoding hydroquinone glucosyltransferase-like isoform X2, yielding MEDTQKKPPHVAIVPTPGMGHLIPLAELAKQLVLHYKFFVTFIVPSDGSLMEPHKKLLQALPETVSSIFLPHISFNDLPEDTEMEARIILSLIRSLPALRESLTVLNDSTRDLPEPIKLPGCVPIQGSDLVDALQDRKKEAYKLIIHNTKAYNMAAGIMVNSFVDLEPGAFKALEEGVQGNPPVFPVGPLIRTDSEVDGSECLSWLDRQPEGSVLFISFGSGGTLSQEQLDELALGLEMSGQRFLWVVRSPKKAANANYFDVQSMNDDPFDFLPKGFLERTKEVGVVVQSWAPQVRVLNHGSTGGFISHCGWNSVLESIVHGVPLIAWPLYAEQKMNAVLLADDLKVALRVKLNDKGLVGSEDVAEYAKGLIEGEEGKMLRNRMKDLKEAASVALTKEGSSTKSLAEVVQIWNTHKN
- the LOC107429999 gene encoding hydroquinone glucosyltransferase-like isoform X1 — protein: MEDTQKKPPHVAIVPTPGMGHLIPLAELAKQLVLHYKFFVTFIVPSDGSLMEPHKKLLQALPETVSSIFLPHISFNDLPEDTEMEARIILSLIRSLPALRESLTVLNDSTRLVALVVDLLGVEALGLAKDFDVLPYIFFPSSMMVLSSIFYLPVLDETTSCEYRDLPEPIKLPGCVPIQGSDLVDALQDRKKEAYKLIIHNTKAYNMAAGIMVNSFVDLEPGAFKALEEGVQGNPPVFPVGPLIRTDSEVDGSECLSWLDRQPEGSVLFISFGSGGTLSQEQLDELALGLEMSGQRFLWVVRSPKKAANANYFDVQSMNDDPFDFLPKGFLERTKEVGVVVQSWAPQVRVLNHGSTGGFISHCGWNSVLESIVHGVPLIAWPLYAEQKMNAVLLADDLKVALRVKLNDKGLVGSEDVAEYAKGLIEGEEGKMLRNRMKDLKEAASVALTKEGSSTKSLAEVVQIWNTHKN
- the LOC107429999 gene encoding hydroquinone glucosyltransferase-like isoform X3 — encoded protein: MIRLVLDETTSCEYRDLPEPIKLPGCVPIQGSDLVDALQDRKKEAYKLIIHNTKAYNMAAGIMVNSFVDLEPGAFKALEEGVQGNPPVFPVGPLIRTDSEVDGSECLSWLDRQPEGSVLFISFGSGGTLSQEQLDELALGLEMSGQRFLWVVRSPKKAANANYFDVQSMNDDPFDFLPKGFLERTKEVGVVVQSWAPQVRVLNHGSTGGFISHCGWNSVLESIVHGVPLIAWPLYAEQKMNAVLLADDLKVALRVKLNDKGLVGSEDVAEYAKGLIEGEEGKMLRNRMKDLKEAASVALTKEGSSTKSLAEVVQIWNTHKN